The Deltaproteobacteria bacterium genome has a segment encoding these proteins:
- the alaS gene encoding alanine--tRNA ligase yields the protein MPTGREIRAGFLDFFAARDHRVVRSAPIVPEGDPSLLFTNAGMVQFKQIFLGQAAPTHPRVADAQKCLRLSGKHNDLEQVGRDTYHHTLFEMLGNWSFGDYYKAESIAWAWDLLVKEWKLPQDKIWATVYTTDDEAEKLWRKITPLPADRVLRFERENFWEMGETGPCGPCSEIHLDRGPAACDHQGVPHACRVNGDCARYIELWNLVFIQYNREADQSLRELPSKHVDTGMGLERVTAVLQNVFSNYDTDLFRGIIDATETLAHRRYGADPEADVSFRVIADHARAVSIMVADHVLPSNEGRGYVLRRVLRRAARHGKMLGLDDPFLTRLVDAVAGILGDAYPELRERQAFIAEVVKTEESRFAETLDKGLGLLESEIAHLPAKDGVLSGGVAFKLYDTYGFPLDLTEDIVRGRGHTVDGAGFRRAMEEQRARGREHKKFVAQSAASGDRRSRFVGDRIYEWESTVTAVATAEGERPGGLRAGETGELVTEETPFYGESGGQVGDVGRIVTARGDRLEVLDALRPGPDLVVHRVRVLEGSIAPGDHVRLEVDAARRERIRLNHSATHLMHGVLRERLGTHVRQAGSLVAPERLRFDFSHTGPISGEELGAMEDEINARIRANVECLSAEMSYDDAMKRGALAFFGDKYGDRVRVLQMGAFSTELCGGTHVQRTGDIGLFKFRTEGGVAAGVRRLEAMTGGGALDWVQEREQRLRQIGAALKASEEEAVERLERLVAQGRELERRIETMQREQAKVQSGDLLSHAVERNGVRVLAARVDGLDDKALRELADRLKEKLGSGVVALGAFHDGKVSLVAAVSKDLTKRFHAGDLIKRIAPLVGGNGGGRPDFAQAGGKDAARLDEALAMIPELVA from the coding sequence GTGCCGACTGGTAGAGAGATTCGAGCGGGCTTCCTGGACTTCTTCGCGGCCCGTGATCACCGGGTGGTACGAAGCGCTCCGATCGTTCCCGAGGGGGATCCGTCCCTGCTGTTCACCAACGCCGGGATGGTCCAGTTCAAGCAGATCTTCCTCGGACAGGCGGCTCCCACGCATCCACGGGTCGCCGACGCGCAGAAGTGCCTGCGGCTCTCGGGCAAGCACAACGACCTCGAGCAGGTCGGTCGCGACACCTACCACCACACGCTCTTCGAGATGCTCGGGAACTGGTCGTTCGGCGACTACTACAAGGCCGAGTCGATCGCGTGGGCCTGGGATCTCCTGGTGAAGGAGTGGAAGCTTCCCCAGGACAAGATCTGGGCGACGGTCTACACGACCGACGACGAAGCCGAGAAGCTCTGGAGGAAGATCACTCCGCTGCCGGCTGATCGCGTGCTCCGCTTCGAGCGCGAGAACTTCTGGGAGATGGGCGAGACCGGCCCGTGCGGTCCGTGCTCGGAGATCCATCTGGATCGTGGTCCCGCGGCCTGTGACCATCAGGGCGTGCCGCACGCCTGCCGCGTGAACGGCGATTGCGCGCGCTACATCGAGCTCTGGAACCTGGTCTTCATCCAGTACAACCGCGAGGCCGACCAGAGCCTGCGCGAGCTGCCGTCGAAGCACGTCGACACCGGCATGGGCCTCGAGCGCGTCACCGCGGTCCTGCAGAACGTCTTCAGCAACTACGACACCGATCTCTTCCGCGGCATTATCGACGCCACCGAGACCCTGGCGCACCGTCGCTACGGCGCCGACCCCGAGGCCGACGTCTCGTTCCGGGTCATCGCCGACCATGCCCGCGCCGTCAGCATCATGGTCGCCGACCACGTGCTGCCGTCGAACGAGGGCCGGGGCTACGTGCTCCGCCGCGTGCTCCGCCGCGCGGCCCGCCACGGCAAGATGCTCGGCCTCGACGACCCGTTCCTGACCCGCCTGGTCGACGCCGTGGCCGGCATCCTCGGCGACGCGTATCCGGAGCTCCGCGAGCGGCAGGCCTTCATCGCGGAGGTCGTCAAGACCGAGGAAAGCCGCTTCGCCGAGACGCTCGACAAGGGGCTCGGGCTCCTCGAGAGCGAGATCGCGCATCTGCCGGCGAAAGACGGGGTGCTGTCCGGCGGCGTGGCCTTCAAGCTCTACGACACCTACGGGTTTCCGCTCGATCTGACCGAGGACATCGTACGCGGTCGCGGCCACACCGTGGACGGCGCCGGATTCCGGCGCGCGATGGAGGAGCAGCGTGCCCGCGGCCGCGAGCACAAGAAATTCGTGGCGCAGAGCGCGGCGAGCGGCGACCGTCGCTCCCGCTTCGTCGGCGACCGGATCTACGAGTGGGAGTCGACGGTGACCGCGGTCGCGACCGCCGAGGGCGAACGTCCGGGCGGCCTGCGCGCGGGCGAGACGGGCGAGCTCGTCACCGAGGAGACCCCGTTTTACGGCGAGTCCGGCGGTCAGGTCGGAGACGTCGGCCGGATCGTGACCGCGCGCGGCGACAGGCTCGAGGTGCTCGACGCGCTCCGTCCGGGGCCCGATCTCGTCGTCCACCGCGTCCGCGTGCTCGAGGGCAGCATCGCGCCCGGCGATCACGTGCGGCTCGAGGTCGATGCTGCGCGCCGCGAGCGGATCCGCTTGAACCACTCGGCGACCCACCTCATGCACGGCGTCCTGCGGGAGCGTCTCGGAACGCACGTCCGCCAGGCGGGCTCGCTCGTCGCGCCCGAGCGGCTGCGGTTCGACTTCAGCCACACCGGCCCCATCTCGGGCGAGGAGCTCGGCGCGATGGAGGACGAGATCAACGCCCGCATTCGCGCCAACGTCGAATGCCTGAGCGCGGAGATGTCCTACGACGATGCGATGAAGCGCGGCGCGCTCGCTTTCTTCGGCGACAAGTACGGCGATCGCGTCCGGGTGCTGCAGATGGGGGCCTTCTCGACGGAGCTCTGCGGCGGCACCCACGTGCAGCGCACCGGCGACATCGGGCTCTTCAAGTTCCGCACCGAGGGCGGCGTGGCCGCCGGGGTGCGGCGCCTCGAGGCCATGACCGGCGGCGGCGCGCTCGACTGGGTGCAGGAGCGCGAGCAGCGCTTGCGGCAGATCGGCGCGGCGTTGAAGGCGTCGGAGGAGGAGGCGGTCGAGCGTCTCGAGCGTCTCGTCGCGCAGGGCCGCGAGCTCGAGCGGCGCATCGAGACGATGCAGCGCGAGCAGGCGAAGGTGCAGAGCGGGGACCTGCTCTCGCACGCGGTCGAGCGGAACGGGGTGAGGGTGCTCGCCGCCCGCGTCGACGGCCTCGACGACAAGGCGCTCCGTGAGCTCGCCGACCGCCTGAAGGAGAAGCTCGGGAGCGGCGTCGTCGCGCTCGGCGCCTTCCACGACGGCAAGGTGAGTCTCGTCGCGGCCGTGAGCAAGGATCTCACCAAGCGGTTCCACGCCGGCGACCTCATCAAGCGCATCGCGCCGCTCGTCGGCGGGAATGGCGGCGGCCGGCCCGACTTCGCGCAGGCCGGAGGCAAGGACGCGGCGCGCCTCGACGAAGCGCTCGCGATGATCCCCGAGCTGGTTGCATGA
- a CDS encoding RecX family transcriptional regulator translates to MPEAPADSHAAAFAAAVAFLARAAHSEAEVAKHLAARRIAPDLVAATLERLVELGYVDDDALAERRAEELLLRRGAGRLKVAHELTRRGLTDSVVDRAIAGVLEGRSEVALGRAALGRRFGTAAPASRAERSKAFRFLLGRGHPPDIVSEILGEDD, encoded by the coding sequence TTGCCCGAGGCGCCGGCCGACTCCCACGCAGCCGCGTTCGCGGCCGCGGTGGCGTTCCTGGCGCGGGCGGCGCATTCGGAGGCCGAGGTCGCAAAGCACCTGGCGGCGCGACGGATCGCTCCTGATCTCGTCGCGGCGACCCTGGAACGGCTCGTCGAGCTCGGCTACGTCGACGACGATGCCCTCGCCGAGCGCCGAGCCGAGGAGCTTCTGCTCCGACGGGGCGCCGGGCGCTTGAAAGTCGCCCACGAATTGACTCGCAGGGGGCTCACCGATAGCGTCGTCGATCGTGCGATTGCCGGGGTCCTCGAAGGCCGCAGCGAGGTCGCGCTCGGGCGCGCGGCGCTCGGACGGCGGTTCGGGACCGCGGCGCCGGCATCGCGGGCCGAGCGATCCAAGGCGTTTCGCTTCCTCCTCGGTCGCGGACATCCACCGGACATCGTGAGCGAGATTCTCGGAGAGGACGACTAG
- a CDS encoding PilT/PilU family type 4a pilus ATPase produces MELDTILGHGIAIEASDVHLKVERPPMFRAHGRLAPMEGVGALSREDMGGFLARLLDEHHEVQLRERLQADLAYASPGNGRFRVNIFHQRGEISIALRVIPPQVRTIRDLKLPPVVEQIALEHRGLILVTGTTGSGKSTTLASMIHHVNITRDRHIITIEDPIEYTHTDELCIINQREIGYDCRTFADGLRGALRQDPDVILVGEMRDLETIETAILAAETGHLVMSTLHTLDARETVTRAISAFPEHQRDQIRLILSSVVKGIISQRLVKRADGKGMVPAVEVLLSTALVRECIAQKERTHELTDAIARGHATYGMQTFDQSLMALFREDLITYEEALAQATNPDDFALKVRGIASTSDARWDQFDKGERADAGQGAAFKIDRF; encoded by the coding sequence ATGGAACTTGACACGATTCTCGGGCACGGCATCGCGATCGAGGCTTCCGACGTCCATCTGAAAGTCGAACGGCCGCCCATGTTCCGGGCTCATGGGCGGCTCGCTCCGATGGAGGGGGTCGGTGCTCTCAGTCGCGAAGACATGGGGGGCTTCCTCGCTCGCTTGCTCGACGAGCATCACGAGGTCCAGCTTCGGGAGCGTTTGCAGGCCGATCTGGCGTACGCCAGCCCCGGGAACGGCCGGTTCCGCGTCAACATCTTCCACCAGCGGGGCGAGATCTCGATCGCGCTCCGCGTGATCCCGCCGCAGGTCCGTACGATCCGCGACCTCAAGCTGCCGCCGGTGGTCGAGCAGATCGCGCTCGAGCATCGCGGCCTCATCCTCGTCACCGGGACCACGGGCAGTGGCAAGAGCACGACGCTCGCCTCGATGATCCATCACGTCAACATCACCCGCGATCGTCACATCATCACCATCGAGGATCCGATCGAGTACACCCACACCGACGAGCTCTGCATCATCAACCAGCGCGAGATCGGCTACGACTGCCGGACGTTCGCCGACGGGCTGCGTGGCGCGCTCCGTCAGGACCCGGACGTGATCCTGGTCGGCGAAATGCGCGATCTCGAGACGATCGAGACCGCGATCCTCGCCGCCGAGACGGGGCACCTGGTCATGAGCACGCTGCACACGCTCGACGCGCGCGAAACCGTGACGCGCGCGATCTCGGCGTTCCCCGAGCACCAGCGCGACCAGATCCGGCTGATCCTCTCGTCGGTCGTCAAGGGCATCATCAGCCAGCGCCTCGTGAAGCGCGCCGACGGGAAGGGCATGGTGCCGGCGGTCGAGGTGCTCTTGTCGACGGCCCTCGTGCGCGAATGCATCGCGCAGAAGGAGCGGACGCACGAGCTCACCGACGCGATCGCGCGCGGTCACGCCACCTACGGCATGCAGACGTTCGACCAATCGTTGATGGCGCTTTTCCGCGAAGACCTGATCACGTACGAAGAGGCGCTTGCGCAAGCGACGAACCCCGACGACTTCGCCCTCAAGGTCCGCGGCATCGCCTCCACGAGCGACGCCCGCTGGGATCAGTTCGACAAGGGCGAGCGCGCCGACGCCGGCCAGGGCGCGGCGTTCAAGATCGACCGCTTCTGA
- the recA gene encoding recombinase RecA, with translation MAAEVNRDRAIDLAVSQIEKQFGKGAIMKLGEDALIRDVETISTGSLGLDLALGVGGLPRGRVIEIYGPESSGKTTLALQVIAQAQKKGGICAFIDAEHALDVVYGRKLGVKTEDLLISQPDHGEQALEIAETLVRSGAIDVLVVDSVAALVPRAEIEGDMGDPQMGLQARLMSQALRKLTGTIAKSNTIVVFINQIRMKIGVMFGNPETTTGGNALKFYSSVRLDIRRIAAIKQADQIVGSRTKVKVVKNKVAPPFREAEFDILYGTGISKEGELVDIGSELGIVEKSGAWYSFEGERIGQGRENTKEFLKENRETADVIERRIREKCGLAAPASAGNGGAAD, from the coding sequence ATGGCAGCAGAAGTGAATCGCGATCGCGCCATCGATCTCGCGGTCAGCCAGATCGAGAAGCAGTTCGGCAAGGGCGCCATCATGAAGCTCGGCGAGGACGCGCTCATCCGCGACGTCGAGACCATCTCCACGGGCTCGCTCGGGCTCGATCTGGCGCTCGGGGTCGGCGGACTGCCGCGCGGCCGCGTCATCGAGATCTACGGACCCGAGTCCTCCGGCAAGACGACGCTCGCCCTCCAGGTGATCGCGCAGGCGCAGAAGAAGGGCGGCATCTGCGCCTTCATCGACGCCGAGCACGCGCTCGACGTCGTCTACGGGCGCAAGCTCGGCGTGAAGACCGAAGACCTCCTCATCTCGCAGCCCGATCACGGCGAGCAGGCGCTCGAGATCGCCGAGACGCTCGTACGGAGCGGCGCCATCGACGTCCTCGTCGTCGACTCCGTCGCCGCGCTCGTGCCGCGCGCCGAGATCGAGGGCGACATGGGCGATCCGCAGATGGGTCTCCAGGCGCGGCTCATGTCGCAGGCGCTCCGCAAGCTCACCGGCACCATCGCCAAGTCCAACACCATCGTCGTCTTCATCAACCAGATTCGCATGAAGATTGGCGTGATGTTCGGCAACCCGGAGACCACGACGGGCGGCAACGCGCTCAAGTTCTACTCGTCGGTCCGGCTCGACATCCGCCGCATCGCCGCCATCAAGCAGGCCGACCAGATCGTCGGCAGCCGCACCAAGGTGAAGGTCGTCAAGAACAAGGTGGCGCCGCCCTTTCGCGAGGCCGAGTTCGACATCCTCTACGGCACCGGCATCTCCAAGGAGGGGGAACTCGTCGACATCGGCTCCGAACTCGGAATCGTCGAGAAAAGCGGGGCTTGGTACTCCTTCGAAGGCGAGCGGATCGGTCAGGGCCGCGAGAACACGAAGGAGTTCCTCAAGGAGAACCGCGAAACGGCCGATGTCATCGAGCGGAGGATCCGGGAGAAGTGCGGCCTCGCAGCTCCGGCCAGCGCCGGAAATGGAGGGGCCGCGGACTGA
- the thpR gene encoding RNA 2',3'-cyclic phosphodiesterase: protein MPAGADERWRCFVAIDLEDPARRAVGAYLGDLRATIPGVAWTRPGNLHLTLAVLGDVPATSVPDLAARLARALAGTACFTARVVGVGAFPSLARPQVLWVGVAAPPLRGLADAVQRTCEAAGFPRERRPFRPHVTLGRVRTRTRGAGSDLGLLGRDGDRDFGAAPVGRVTLYRSELAKGGARHAPLATFALAGGGGLP from the coding sequence GTGCCCGCCGGAGCGGACGAGCGCTGGCGCTGTTTCGTCGCGATCGACCTCGAGGACCCCGCGCGGAGGGCGGTCGGCGCGTATCTCGGCGACCTGCGCGCGACGATCCCCGGCGTCGCCTGGACGCGGCCGGGGAATCTGCACCTCACCCTCGCGGTCCTCGGCGACGTGCCGGCGACGTCGGTCCCGGACCTGGCGGCGCGGCTCGCGCGTGCGCTCGCGGGCACGGCGTGCTTCACGGCACGGGTGGTCGGGGTCGGGGCGTTTCCGAGCCTCGCCCGACCGCAGGTGCTCTGGGTCGGGGTCGCCGCTCCGCCGCTCCGCGGGCTCGCGGACGCGGTCCAGCGGACGTGCGAGGCGGCGGGCTTCCCGCGCGAGCGTCGGCCGTTCCGGCCGCACGTGACCCTCGGGCGGGTGCGGACCCGGACACGCGGCGCCGGGTCGGATCTCGGACTGCTCGGGCGCGACGGCGATCGCGATTTCGGCGCGGCCCCCGTCGGCCGCGTGACCCTCTACCGGAGCGAGCTCGCCAAGGGTGGGGCGCGCCACGCGCCGCTCGCGACGTTCGCGCTCGCCGGCGGAGGCGGACTTCCTTGA
- a CDS encoding competence/damage-inducible protein A, which yields MIQAAIISTGDELTTGRTTDTNAGFIADRLLELGIDVVAVLTVGDHPERLRWAWSEALRLAPVVIATGGLGPTADDLTTETVAALIGRKLVHDEPVAERIRELFRLFNRPMPENNLKQAAFPEGAVIVPNGLGTAPGYRVELGPPDARRHLVVLPGVPREMKPMLTDTVLPWLATLTGAARVGHRTFQTFGISESGLDEIIAGVPGEGRWSFRANFPEVSVRVVVRGDDVDRRLDAFGREVYARLGQYVYGEGDTSMERVVGELLAARKVTVGFGESCTGGLVAHRLTNVPGCSTYYRGAVNAYANDVKERVLGVPANVLAARGAVSEEVAGAMAEGARRVLGADIAVGVTGVAGPDGGTAEKPVGTVCFGLAAAGAPTVTRRYQLWGNREWVKLLSSQIALDWVRRHLLGAPLLEVGRRGAAPASAKAESVAPG from the coding sequence ATGATCCAGGCCGCCATCATCAGCACCGGAGACGAGCTCACCACCGGCCGCACGACCGACACCAACGCCGGCTTCATCGCCGATCGCCTGCTCGAGCTCGGCATCGACGTCGTCGCGGTGCTCACCGTGGGCGACCATCCCGAGCGTCTGCGGTGGGCGTGGAGCGAGGCGCTTCGGCTCGCGCCCGTCGTGATCGCGACGGGCGGCCTCGGTCCGACGGCCGACGACCTCACGACCGAGACCGTCGCGGCGCTGATCGGCCGAAAGCTCGTCCACGACGAGCCGGTCGCCGAGCGCATCCGCGAGCTCTTCCGCCTCTTCAACCGGCCGATGCCCGAGAACAACCTGAAGCAGGCGGCTTTTCCGGAGGGCGCCGTGATCGTACCGAACGGGCTCGGCACGGCGCCCGGGTACCGCGTCGAGCTCGGACCGCCCGACGCCCGCCGGCACCTCGTCGTGCTGCCGGGCGTGCCGCGCGAGATGAAGCCGATGCTCACCGACACCGTGCTGCCGTGGCTCGCCACGCTCACGGGTGCGGCGCGGGTCGGACACCGGACGTTCCAGACCTTCGGCATCAGCGAGTCCGGGCTCGACGAGATCATCGCCGGGGTTCCGGGTGAAGGGCGGTGGTCGTTCCGGGCGAACTTCCCCGAGGTCTCCGTCCGGGTGGTGGTGCGCGGCGACGACGTCGATCGGCGGCTCGACGCGTTCGGGCGCGAGGTCTACGCGCGGCTCGGCCAGTACGTCTACGGGGAGGGCGACACGAGCATGGAGCGCGTCGTCGGCGAGCTGCTGGCCGCGCGCAAGGTCACCGTCGGCTTCGGTGAGTCCTGCACCGGCGGCCTCGTCGCGCACCGCCTCACCAACGTACCCGGCTGCTCCACGTACTACCGGGGGGCCGTCAATGCCTACGCCAACGACGTGAAGGAGCGGGTGCTCGGGGTGCCGGCGAACGTCCTCGCGGCCCGCGGCGCGGTGAGCGAGGAGGTCGCGGGCGCGATGGCCGAGGGGGCCAGGCGCGTGCTCGGCGCGGACATCGCCGTCGGCGTCACGGGCGTTGCGGGCCCGGACGGCGGCACGGCCGAGAAGCCGGTCGGGACCGTGTGCTTCGGGCTCGCGGCGGCGGGCGCGCCGACGGTCACCCGCCGCTATCAGCTCTGGGGCAACCGCGAGTGGGTGAAGCTCCTGTCGTCGCAGATCGCGCTCGACTGGGTGCGCCGGCACCTGCTCGGCGCGCCGCTCCTCGAGGTCGGGCGGCGCGGGGCCGCGCCGGCGAGCGCCAAGGCCGAGAGCGTCGCTCCGGGGTGA
- a CDS encoding phosphatidylglycerophosphatase A has protein sequence MDRVVLFLASGSYVGYVPVAPGTFGSLLALPLLVGLGHAGLPAWVVVALVAAASLAAMPICGRAGRIYGQADSSRIVLDEVCGMLIAGALVPPTARALAIAFAAFRLFDVVKPFPAGHFDRHVKNGVGVVADDLVAGIYAQLVVRVLA, from the coding sequence GTGGATCGCGTCGTGCTCTTCCTCGCCAGCGGGTCGTACGTCGGCTACGTACCGGTCGCTCCCGGGACCTTCGGATCGCTGCTCGCGCTCCCGCTGCTCGTGGGACTCGGCCACGCGGGCCTGCCGGCGTGGGTGGTGGTGGCGCTGGTCGCTGCCGCGAGCCTCGCCGCGATGCCGATCTGCGGGCGGGCGGGGCGGATCTACGGTCAGGCCGACAGCTCGCGGATCGTGCTCGACGAGGTGTGCGGCATGCTGATCGCCGGCGCCCTGGTGCCGCCGACGGCGCGCGCGCTCGCGATCGCCTTCGCCGCCTTCCGGCTGTTCGACGTGGTCAAGCCGTTTCCGGCCGGGCACTTCGACCGCCACGTCAAGAACGGCGTCGGCGTCGTCGCGGACGACCTCGTCGCGGGCATCTACGCGCAGCTCGTGGTACGGGTCCTCGCATGA
- a CDS encoding 3'(2'),5'-bisphosphate nucleotidase CysQ: protein MQMERELEVARSAAKAAGQVLLRYYGSAYRVSEKSADNPVTIADLESNELLKSTILAAFPGDGWLSEETADSDERLKQKRVWIVDPLDGTKEFIGEIPEFCVCIALVEDGTPRVAVEYNPVRDELFAACKGGGTTLNGAAVHVSKSSDLRHASVLASRSEEARGEWEPYQSRMRVELTGSVAYKFALVAAGRHDATFTLTPKNEWDVCAGALLVAEAGGMVTDPDGRAIRFNNADTLLPGLIASNGLLHRPILNTIRAVRASME from the coding sequence ATGCAGATGGAACGGGAGCTCGAGGTCGCCCGCAGCGCCGCCAAGGCCGCTGGGCAGGTCCTGTTGCGCTACTACGGCAGCGCGTATCGCGTCTCCGAGAAGAGCGCCGACAACCCGGTCACCATCGCCGACCTGGAATCGAACGAGCTCCTGAAATCGACCATCCTCGCCGCGTTCCCGGGCGACGGCTGGCTCTCGGAAGAGACCGCCGACTCGGACGAGCGCCTGAAGCAGAAGCGCGTGTGGATCGTCGACCCGCTCGACGGCACCAAGGAGTTCATCGGCGAGATCCCCGAGTTCTGCGTCTGCATCGCGCTCGTCGAGGACGGCACGCCCCGCGTCGCCGTCGAGTACAATCCCGTCCGCGACGAGCTCTTCGCCGCCTGCAAGGGCGGCGGCACCACGCTCAACGGGGCGGCGGTCCACGTGAGCAAGTCGAGCGACCTCCGCCACGCGAGCGTGCTCGCGAGCCGCAGCGAGGAAGCGCGCGGCGAGTGGGAGCCCTATCAGTCGCGCATGCGGGTCGAGCTCACGGGCAGCGTCGCCTACAAGTTCGCCCTGGTCGCGGCGGGGCGCCACGACGCAACCTTCACGCTCACGCCCAAGAACGAGTGGGACGTGTGCGCCGGCGCGCTGCTGGTCGCCGAGGCGGGCGGCATGGTGACGGACCCCGACGGTCGGGCGATCCGCTTCAACAACGCCGACACGCTGCTGCCGGGCCTGATCGCGTCGAACGGGCTCCTGCACCGCCCGATCCTGAACACCATCCGCGCCGTTCGCGCTTCGATGGAATAG
- a CDS encoding alpha/beta fold hydrolase, with protein sequence MRRAAPVFLTLALIAAAHVARAGERVDVTAMDGVQLLAELDGTSGPGIVVVHDAREDGRVWRAASEALVGRGFRVLRLDLRGHGASGGAVDLAAADRDVEGACRYLLGRKIRPIFLMGKGAGASAVVAVAGRVPTAGVVLVGAPGTDATKLAMPVLRLATVSDPEALARLTSWLAAPE encoded by the coding sequence GTGCGGCGCGCCGCCCCGGTCTTCCTCACGCTCGCGTTGATCGCGGCGGCGCACGTCGCCCGGGCGGGCGAGCGCGTCGACGTGACGGCGATGGACGGGGTGCAGCTGCTCGCGGAGCTCGACGGTACGAGCGGGCCCGGCATCGTGGTGGTCCACGACGCGCGCGAGGACGGACGGGTCTGGCGGGCGGCGAGCGAGGCGCTCGTCGGCCGCGGCTTCCGGGTCCTGCGGCTCGATCTGCGCGGCCACGGCGCCTCCGGCGGGGCGGTCGATCTCGCGGCCGCCGACCGCGACGTCGAGGGGGCCTGCCGCTACCTGCTCGGTCGCAAGATCCGCCCGATCTTCCTGATGGGGAAGGGGGCGGGCGCGTCGGCCGTCGTGGCCGTCGCGGGGCGGGTCCCGACCGCGGGCGTCGTGCTCGTCGGCGCGCCCGGCACCGACGCGACGAAGCTCGCGATGCCGGTCCTGCGTCTCGCGACGGTGTCCGACCCGGAGGCGCTCGCGCGCCTCACGAGCTGGCTCGCGGCGCCGGAGTGA
- a CDS encoding glycerophosphodiester phosphodiesterase, producing MRFGFAGGTPRLFGHRGAAGVAPENTLASFARARAEGVDVFELDVHATRDGEIVVLHDPTLERTTDGAGPVAALTFAELARLDAGHRFSPDGGRTHPFRGQGIRVPRLAELLRAFPDVPLNIEIKPEGAETIAAVVAMVRAAPSRIVLAAEHDTIMRAIRAAAPDLPTSLATGEVAAFLGAVQGGERPSLPAGAVALQIPPTYGDVTLVSRESVAAAHALGAEIHVWTINDADEARRLLDLGCDGIMTDVPHVIAPAVAARRAGSA from the coding sequence GTGCGATTCGGTTTCGCCGGGGGGACACCGCGGCTGTTCGGGCATCGCGGCGCGGCGGGCGTCGCACCGGAAAACACCCTGGCGTCGTTCGCGCGGGCGCGGGCGGAAGGGGTCGACGTGTTCGAGCTCGACGTGCACGCGACGCGCGACGGCGAGATCGTCGTGCTGCACGATCCCACCCTGGAGCGCACGACCGACGGCGCGGGGCCGGTCGCGGCATTGACGTTCGCGGAGCTCGCGCGCCTGGACGCCGGACACCGTTTTTCTCCGGACGGCGGACGGACCCATCCGTTCCGCGGGCAAGGCATCCGGGTTCCCCGGCTCGCCGAGCTCCTGCGCGCCTTTCCCGACGTGCCCCTCAACATCGAGATCAAGCCCGAAGGAGCCGAAACCATCGCGGCGGTCGTCGCGATGGTGCGCGCCGCGCCGAGCCGCATCGTGCTCGCCGCCGAGCACGACACGATCATGCGGGCGATCCGCGCGGCGGCGCCCGATCTACCGACGAGCCTCGCGACGGGCGAGGTCGCCGCGTTCCTCGGGGCGGTGCAGGGCGGCGAGCGGCCGTCGTTGCCCGCCGGCGCCGTCGCGTTGCAGATTCCGCCGACGTACGGTGACGTGACGCTGGTGAGTCGGGAGAGCGTCGCGGCCGCCCATGCGCTCGGGGCAGAGATCCACGTCTGGACGATCAACGACGCCGACGAGGCGCGACGTCTGCTCGATCTCGGGTGCGACGGCATCATGACCGACGTGCCCCATGTGATCGCGCCCGCCGTCGCCGCGCGCCGCGCGGGGTCCGCCTGA